One Sphingomonas limnosediminicola DNA segment encodes these proteins:
- the paaC gene encoding 1,2-phenylacetyl-CoA epoxidase subunit PaaC, whose amino-acid sequence MAPSLPPIRPEDEVVAEKLPPHGAFDLRDDEPHGAVRKEYLLRLGDDSLVLGQRVSEWCGHGPVLEVDISLANLALDLVGQATLLLNAAGDGDQLAFHRDVLDFHNCLLVEQPNGDFAQTIARHLLYTTWQHMLFQRLQQSSDQFLREFAHKAVKEVAYHREIAAEWTIRLGDGTGESARRMSEGLEWNWRFVPELFEVDEVMQGAIDGGIAPDPRAFEEEYRSAIAAVLAEAQLQQPADQRAILGGRRGHHSEHLGHLLAVMQFLPRTYPDATW is encoded by the coding sequence ATGGCGCCTTCGCTGCCGCCAATCCGGCCGGAGGACGAAGTCGTGGCGGAAAAGCTGCCGCCGCACGGTGCCTTCGATCTGCGCGACGACGAGCCGCATGGCGCGGTTCGCAAGGAATATCTGCTGCGCCTTGGCGACGATTCGCTCGTGCTTGGGCAGCGGGTGAGCGAGTGGTGCGGGCATGGGCCGGTGCTCGAGGTCGATATTAGCCTGGCGAATTTGGCGCTTGACCTGGTGGGGCAGGCGACATTGCTTTTGAACGCGGCCGGCGATGGCGACCAGCTCGCCTTTCATCGCGACGTGCTGGACTTCCACAATTGCCTGCTGGTCGAGCAGCCGAACGGCGACTTCGCGCAGACGATCGCGCGGCATCTGCTCTACACGACCTGGCAGCACATGCTGTTTCAGCGGCTACAGCAATCGAGCGACCAGTTCCTGCGCGAGTTTGCGCACAAGGCAGTGAAGGAAGTCGCTTATCACCGTGAGATTGCGGCGGAGTGGACGATCCGGCTCGGCGACGGGACGGGAGAGAGCGCGCGGCGGATGTCCGAAGGGCTGGAGTGGAACTGGCGCTTCGTGCCCGAGCTGTTCGAGGTCGACGAGGTCATGCAGGGCGCGATCGACGGCGGCATCGCGCCGGACCCCCGCGCATTCGAGGAGGAATATCGGTCGGCTATCGCAGCGGTGCTGGCCGAGGCGCAGCTTCAGCAGCCTGCCGATCAGCGCGCGATCCTTGGCGGGCGGCGCGGGCACCACAGCGAACATCTCGGCCACTTGCTCGCGGTGATGCAGTTCCTGCCGCGCACCTACCCCGACGCGACCTGGTAG
- the paaG gene encoding 2-(1,2-epoxy-1,2-dihydrophenyl)acetyl-CoA isomerase PaaG, protein MAYETIDFKADGPIARITLNRPDRLNSFTAKMHEELRDALANLGDARVVILTGAGRGFCAGQDLNDRAVAPGEVVDLGQTVEVSWNPLIRILTTLPQPVIARVNGVAAGAGANVALACDIVVAAKETKFIQSFSALGLIPDSGGSWHLPRMVGQARALGLALTGEPLMAEQAADWGLIWKAVDADALDAEVDRIAEKLASLPPLGLAAIKSIIRTTSSRTLDEELELQRDEMGRLGFTEDYREGVAAFLEKRTPTFRGR, encoded by the coding sequence ATGGCTTACGAGACCATCGACTTCAAGGCGGACGGCCCGATCGCCCGCATCACGCTTAACCGGCCAGACCGGCTGAACAGCTTCACCGCGAAAATGCATGAGGAACTGCGCGATGCCCTCGCGAACCTCGGCGATGCGCGCGTCGTCATCCTCACCGGCGCCGGTCGCGGCTTCTGCGCCGGACAGGATCTTAACGACCGTGCGGTTGCGCCCGGCGAAGTGGTCGATCTCGGCCAAACGGTGGAAGTAAGCTGGAACCCGCTCATCCGCATTCTGACGACGCTGCCTCAGCCGGTGATCGCGCGGGTCAACGGCGTCGCGGCAGGCGCCGGCGCCAACGTCGCCCTCGCCTGCGACATCGTCGTCGCCGCGAAGGAGACGAAGTTTATCCAGAGCTTCTCCGCCCTCGGCCTCATTCCCGACAGCGGCGGTAGCTGGCACCTGCCGCGCATGGTCGGCCAGGCCCGCGCGCTCGGCCTCGCGCTGACCGGCGAACCGCTGATGGCCGAGCAGGCCGCCGATTGGGGCCTGATCTGGAAAGCGGTCGATGCCGACGCGCTCGACGCCGAGGTGGACCGCATCGCAGAGAAGCTCGCATCGCTTCCGCCACTCGGCCTCGCTGCGATCAAGTCGATCATCCGTACCACAAGCTCGCGCACCCTAGACGAAGAACTCGAGCTCCAGCGAGACGAGATGGGCCGGCTCGGCTTCACCGAGGATTATCGCGAGGGCGTCGCTGCATTCCTCGAAAAGCGCACCCCCACCTTCAGGGGGCGTTAG
- a CDS encoding phosphotransferase family protein, with the protein MSEQPLDEKALQRWLSANIEGFQGPIDLTKFPSGQSNPTYRIRAASGDYVLRRKPFGQLLPSAHAVDREYRLLSGLYPLGFPVPQPLAICDNPAVIGAIFYVMELAKGRPYANGALPEFDPETRRRMYEQLVDTLADLHVIDPETAELGDFGKPGNYFERQVMRWTRQYRDSETDYIPEVERLIAFLPETIPQQSRTSIVHGDYRIDNVVFDGDGTLTAVLDWELATLGDPVADFSYLAMQWMMPADGGAGLGGLDLAALGIPSLDEIVARYSERSGVPVAGELDWYFAYNLFRLTGIVQGIKKRVLDGTASHARAEEMAKRVPMLAQAAWRFAQKAGA; encoded by the coding sequence ATGAGCGAGCAGCCGCTCGACGAAAAAGCCCTGCAGCGCTGGCTGAGCGCGAATATCGAGGGCTTCCAGGGCCCGATCGACCTCACCAAATTTCCGTCGGGCCAATCGAACCCGACCTATCGCATTCGCGCGGCGTCGGGCGATTATGTGCTTCGGCGCAAGCCGTTCGGGCAGCTGTTGCCGTCGGCGCATGCCGTGGACCGCGAGTACCGCCTTCTTTCGGGACTGTACCCGCTGGGTTTCCCGGTGCCGCAGCCGCTCGCCATCTGCGACAATCCTGCAGTTATCGGCGCGATCTTCTATGTGATGGAGCTGGCGAAGGGTCGACCTTACGCGAATGGCGCGCTGCCGGAGTTCGACCCGGAGACGCGGCGACGGATGTACGAGCAATTGGTGGACACGCTCGCCGACCTGCACGTCATCGATCCCGAGACCGCAGAGCTCGGCGATTTCGGCAAGCCGGGCAATTATTTCGAGCGGCAAGTGATGCGCTGGACCCGCCAATATCGCGACAGCGAGACCGACTATATTCCGGAGGTGGAGCGGCTGATCGCTTTCCTTCCCGAGACGATCCCGCAGCAATCGCGAACCTCGATCGTCCATGGCGACTATCGCATCGACAATGTGGTGTTCGACGGAGACGGCACGTTGACCGCCGTCTTGGACTGGGAACTCGCGACCCTCGGTGATCCGGTGGCGGATTTTTCATATCTCGCGATGCAGTGGATGATGCCGGCGGATGGCGGCGCGGGTCTCGGCGGGCTGGATCTTGCCGCGCTCGGCATTCCCAGCCTCGACGAGATTGTCGCGCGTTATTCGGAGCGTTCAGGCGTGCCGGTCGCAGGCGAGCTCGACTGGTATTTCGCTTACAACCTGTTCCGGCTGACCGGCATCGTCCAGGGCATCAAGAAGAGGGTGCTCGACGGAACGGCGAGCCATGCTCGCGCGGAGGAAATGGCGAAGCGCGTGCCGATGCTCGCGCAGGCCGCCTGGCGCTTCGCCCAAAAGGCTGGCGCCTAA
- a CDS encoding SDR family NAD(P)-dependent oxidoreductase — MARLTGKVAVVTGAASGIGKATVDLFRSEGATVLGADVSQGADLTTDAGDEAQVKALVDQAVATHGGIDIFFANAGISGGLTTIRDQTADDWAEILRINLIGPFLAIKYAAPEIARRGGGSIVCTASVAGIRSGAGGAAYSASKAGVINLVQTAAQQLAGSGVRVNAICPGLIETGMTKDIYDLARATGREDRLGDLNPLRRGGQPIEIANAALFLASDESSYVNGAAIVVDGGLASSHPTTRKFELRML; from the coding sequence ATGGCAAGGCTAACGGGCAAGGTAGCGGTGGTGACGGGCGCTGCTTCCGGCATCGGCAAGGCAACCGTAGACTTGTTCCGAAGCGAGGGCGCGACCGTCCTCGGCGCCGACGTCAGCCAGGGCGCGGACCTTACCACCGACGCTGGCGACGAAGCGCAAGTGAAGGCGCTCGTCGACCAAGCCGTCGCCACGCATGGCGGCATCGACATCTTCTTCGCCAACGCCGGCATTTCCGGCGGCCTCACTACCATCCGCGATCAGACCGCCGATGATTGGGCGGAAATCCTGCGTATCAATCTCATCGGCCCGTTCCTCGCGATCAAATATGCCGCGCCCGAGATCGCCAGGCGCGGCGGCGGATCGATCGTCTGCACCGCAAGCGTCGCCGGCATCCGCTCCGGCGCGGGCGGCGCGGCCTATTCGGCCTCGAAAGCGGGCGTCATCAACCTAGTCCAGACCGCCGCGCAGCAGCTTGCTGGTAGCGGCGTCCGCGTGAACGCCATCTGCCCGGGCCTGATCGAGACCGGTATGACCAAGGACATCTACGACCTCGCCCGCGCGACCGGCCGCGAGGATCGCCTTGGCGACCTCAACCCGCTGCGCCGCGGCGGCCAGCCGATCGAAATCGCCAACGCCGCTCTGTTCCTCGCGTCGGACGAGTCCAGCTACGTCAACGGCGCCGCGATCGTGGTCGACGGTGGCCTCGCCAGCAGCCACCCGACGACGCGCAAGTTTGAACTGAGGATGCTCTGA
- a CDS encoding acyl-CoA dehydrogenase family protein: MDFSLGPAETQWRDRVRAFMDEHVRPRDRDYHAQQREGERWKVLPVVEELKEQARGQGLWNLFMPPSHGATPVDDSFKFEGPALSNLEYAFCAEEMGRFLWASEVFNCSAPDTGNMEVLNRYGTREQKDEWLKPLMDGDIRSAFLMTEPDVASSDATNIKCSIEMRGNEYVVNGRKWWSSGAGDPRCKVAILMGKTDPSAETHKQQSMILVPLDAPGVNIKRHLPVFGYDDAPHGHMEIELTDVRVPPSNMLLGEGRGFEIAQGRLGPGRIHHCMRTIGAAEEALAAMVKRLMSRAAFGKTIAEQGVWEERVANARIDIEMTRLLCLKAADMMDRAGNKAAQGEIAMIKVAAPIMALKIIDDAIQAFGAAGVSEDAGLARAYSQIRTLRLADGPDEVHRRAIARLEYKKHR; the protein is encoded by the coding sequence ATGGATTTCAGCCTTGGGCCCGCCGAAACCCAGTGGCGCGACCGGGTCCGCGCCTTCATGGACGAGCATGTTCGTCCGCGTGACCGCGACTATCACGCGCAGCAGCGCGAGGGCGAGCGCTGGAAGGTGCTTCCGGTCGTCGAAGAGCTGAAGGAGCAGGCGCGCGGCCAGGGGCTGTGGAACTTGTTCATGCCGCCATCGCACGGCGCAACCCCTGTCGACGACAGCTTCAAGTTCGAAGGGCCGGCGCTTTCCAACCTCGAATATGCATTCTGCGCCGAGGAGATGGGGCGCTTTCTGTGGGCGTCAGAAGTGTTCAACTGCTCCGCGCCGGACACCGGCAACATGGAGGTGCTCAACCGCTACGGCACGCGCGAGCAGAAGGACGAGTGGCTCAAGCCGTTGATGGACGGCGACATCCGCTCCGCCTTCCTGATGACGGAGCCGGACGTCGCCTCTTCGGACGCGACGAACATCAAGTGCAGCATCGAAATGCGCGGCAACGAATATGTGGTCAACGGCCGCAAATGGTGGTCGAGCGGGGCGGGCGATCCGCGCTGCAAGGTCGCCATCCTGATGGGCAAGACGGATCCGTCGGCGGAGACGCACAAGCAGCAGTCGATGATCCTGGTCCCGCTTGATGCGCCGGGTGTGAACATCAAGCGGCATTTGCCGGTGTTTGGCTACGACGACGCACCGCACGGGCACATGGAGATCGAGCTGACCGACGTGCGCGTGCCGCCGTCGAACATGCTGCTCGGCGAGGGCAGGGGTTTCGAGATTGCGCAGGGACGGCTTGGGCCGGGGCGCATCCACCACTGCATGCGCACCATCGGCGCGGCCGAGGAAGCGCTCGCCGCGATGGTCAAGCGGCTGATGTCGCGCGCGGCGTTCGGCAAGACGATCGCCGAGCAGGGCGTGTGGGAAGAGCGCGTCGCCAATGCGCGCATCGATATCGAGATGACGCGGCTGCTGTGCCTGAAGGCTGCCGACATGATGGATCGCGCGGGCAACAAGGCGGCGCAGGGCGAGATCGCGATGATCAAGGTCGCGGCGCCGATCATGGCGCTGAAGATCATCGACGACGCGATCCAGGCATTCGGCGCGGCGGGCGTTTCGGAGGATGCGGGGCTGGCGCGGGCCTATTCGCAGATCCGCACGCTGCGGCTGGCGGATGGGCCGGACGAGGTGCACCGGCGCGCAATCGCCCGGCTCGAGTACAAGAAGCATCGATGA
- the paaA gene encoding 1,2-phenylacetyl-CoA epoxidase subunit PaaA: protein MYTTELQKTAKIENLEDPKLLEAFEARVAADEFIEPKDWMPEAYRRTLTRQISQHAHSEIVGMLPEGNWITRAPSLRRKAILLAKVQDEAGHGLYLYCAAETLGTSREQMIEALHSGKAKYSTIFNYPTLTWADIGAIGWLVDGAAIMNQVPLQRTSYGPYARAMVRVCKEESFHQRQGYEIMIALANGTPEQKRMAQDAINRWWWPSLMMFGPPDENSPNTAQSMRWRIKRETNDELRQKFVDITVPQADFLNLTVPDADLKWNEEKGGYDFGEIDWEEFYSVVRGEGPVAKERMKARRDAWDNGAWVREAADAHEAKRRARKAA from the coding sequence ATGTACACGACCGAGCTTCAGAAGACCGCCAAGATCGAGAATCTCGAGGACCCGAAGCTCCTCGAGGCGTTCGAGGCGCGGGTTGCGGCGGATGAGTTCATCGAGCCCAAGGATTGGATGCCCGAGGCGTACCGGCGTACGCTGACGCGGCAAATCTCGCAGCATGCACATTCCGAGATTGTCGGCATGCTTCCCGAGGGGAATTGGATCACCCGGGCGCCTTCGCTTCGGCGCAAGGCCATCTTGCTCGCAAAGGTCCAGGACGAGGCGGGACACGGCCTCTACCTCTATTGCGCCGCCGAGACGCTCGGCACGAGCCGCGAGCAGATGATCGAGGCGCTGCATTCGGGCAAAGCCAAATACTCGACGATCTTCAATTATCCGACGCTTACCTGGGCGGACATCGGCGCGATCGGCTGGCTGGTCGACGGTGCGGCGATCATGAATCAGGTGCCGCTGCAGCGGACGAGCTACGGTCCCTATGCCCGCGCGATGGTGCGGGTCTGCAAGGAAGAAAGCTTCCACCAGCGCCAGGGCTACGAGATCATGATCGCGCTGGCCAACGGCACGCCTGAGCAGAAACGCATGGCGCAGGACGCGATCAACCGCTGGTGGTGGCCGAGCCTGATGATGTTCGGTCCGCCGGACGAAAACAGCCCGAACACCGCGCAGTCGATGCGCTGGCGGATCAAGCGCGAGACGAATGACGAGCTTCGCCAGAAGTTCGTCGACATCACGGTGCCGCAGGCGGATTTCCTGAACCTCACGGTGCCCGACGCCGACCTCAAGTGGAACGAGGAAAAGGGCGGCTACGACTTCGGCGAGATCGACTGGGAGGAATTCTACTCGGTCGTGCGCGGCGAAGGACCGGTTGCGAAGGAGCGCATGAAGGCGCGCCGCGATGCCTGGGACAATGGCGCCTGGGTTCGCGAAGCGGCCGACGCGCATGAAGCCAAGCGCCGCGCAAGGAAGGCCGCGTGA
- the paaB gene encoding 1,2-phenylacetyl-CoA epoxidase subunit PaaB — protein sequence MSGDWPLWEVFVRAKGGLSHRHVGSVHAPDAELALRHARDTYTRRLEGVSLWVVPSAEIVASDPDEAGEMFEPAESKIYRHPTFYDIPDEVKHI from the coding sequence GTGAGTGGCGATTGGCCGCTCTGGGAAGTCTTCGTCCGTGCCAAGGGCGGCCTTTCGCATCGCCATGTTGGCAGCGTTCATGCTCCTGACGCGGAGCTCGCGCTCCGGCATGCGCGGGACACGTACACGCGGCGCCTCGAAGGGGTGAGCCTGTGGGTGGTGCCGTCGGCGGAGATCGTCGCGAGCGATCCTGACGAGGCGGGCGAGATGTTCGAGCCAGCGGAGAGCAAGATCTACCGCCATCCGACGTTCTACGACATCCCGGACGAGGTGAAGCACATCTAA
- the paaI gene encoding hydroxyphenylacetyl-CoA thioesterase PaaI, translated as MDANELARRVADHMLAAEGTGPAWDLKIEEVREDYARVSMVVRAEMLNGHGFAHGGMIFALADSAFAYVCNGANHASMAAQASIVFLDKVREGETLIAEATEVAREGRAGVTRVAVSAGDGRKVAEFTGYSRTLGGRVVDI; from the coding sequence GTGGACGCAAACGAACTGGCCAGGCGGGTCGCCGACCACATGCTGGCCGCGGAAGGGACGGGGCCGGCGTGGGACCTCAAGATCGAGGAAGTACGCGAGGATTATGCGCGAGTGTCGATGGTCGTGCGTGCCGAAATGCTGAACGGCCACGGCTTCGCGCACGGCGGAATGATCTTCGCGCTCGCCGACAGCGCCTTCGCTTACGTCTGCAATGGCGCCAACCACGCGAGCATGGCGGCGCAGGCGTCGATCGTCTTCCTCGACAAGGTCCGCGAAGGCGAGACGCTCATCGCCGAAGCGACGGAGGTGGCGCGAGAGGGTCGTGCGGGCGTGACGCGGGTCGCGGTCAGCGCCGGCGATGGGCGAAAGGTCGCCGAGTTTACCGGATACTCGCGGACACTTGGCGGCCGGGTGGTAGATATTTGA
- a CDS encoding 2Fe-2S iron-sulfur cluster-binding protein, translated as MSVHFHTLKVAEIVPETAEANSIRFEIPEELREVFRFRAGQHLTLRATINGEEVRRNYSLCTAPADGDWMVTVKRIGGGLFSNWVGDQLKAGDTVEVMVPHGSFTTDFTGVGKRHLVGIAGGSGITPVMSLIKTLLREEPESRFTLLYGNRDSSSVIFLETLAGLKDKHLGRLEIYHFLDQEEQDIDLFNGMLNRERLEEAIALLVPNAVDVDGWFICGPGPMMDAAEGALLDRNIPKERIHIERFTADRPAGAVAKEMAQLQTQAAGVTVAVTLDGRTRRVPFTAGNILDSAREAGLPAPFACKAGVCATCRARVTKGKVEMAVHYGLTDEEVAEGYVLTCQSVPVGDGVAVDYDA; from the coding sequence ATGTCTGTCCACTTCCACACGCTGAAGGTCGCGGAGATTGTTCCCGAGACCGCTGAAGCCAATTCGATCCGCTTCGAGATTCCGGAAGAGTTGCGCGAGGTTTTCCGGTTCCGCGCGGGGCAACATTTGACGCTGCGGGCGACGATCAACGGCGAGGAGGTGCGGCGGAATTACTCGCTATGCACGGCACCCGCCGACGGCGACTGGATGGTCACCGTCAAGCGCATCGGCGGCGGTCTGTTTTCGAACTGGGTCGGCGATCAATTGAAGGCCGGCGATACCGTCGAAGTGATGGTCCCGCACGGCAGCTTCACGACCGATTTTACGGGTGTCGGAAAGCGCCATCTCGTCGGCATCGCCGGGGGGTCGGGGATCACGCCGGTGATGTCGCTGATCAAGACGTTGTTGCGCGAAGAGCCGGAAAGCCGGTTCACCTTGCTCTACGGCAACCGCGACAGTTCGTCGGTGATCTTCCTCGAAACGCTTGCAGGGTTGAAGGACAAGCATCTCGGCAGGCTCGAGATATATCACTTTCTCGACCAGGAGGAGCAGGACATCGACCTGTTCAACGGCATGCTCAACCGCGAGCGGCTCGAGGAGGCGATCGCGCTGCTGGTGCCGAACGCCGTGGACGTTGACGGCTGGTTCATCTGCGGTCCCGGCCCGATGATGGACGCGGCTGAGGGCGCGCTGCTTGACCGCAACATCCCGAAGGAGCGCATCCACATCGAGCGCTTCACCGCTGACCGCCCTGCCGGGGCGGTGGCGAAGGAAATGGCGCAGCTTCAGACGCAGGCGGCGGGCGTTACCGTCGCCGTCACGCTGGATGGACGGACACGGCGCGTGCCGTTCACCGCGGGAAACATCCTCGACAGCGCGCGCGAGGCGGGTCTGCCCGCGCCCTTTGCCTGCAAGGCCGGCGTATGCGCGACTTGCCGGGCGCGGGTCACCAAGGGCAAGGTCGAAATGGCCGTCCACTATGGCCTCACCGACGAGGAAGTAGCGGAGGGTTATGTGCTCACCTGCCAGTCCGTCCCGGTCGGTGATGGAGTCGCAGTGGATTACGACGCCTGA
- a CDS encoding winged helix-turn-helix domain-containing protein has protein sequence MPMPEYPSLMLPVLELFEQGATSINQCIPAIKAKFGITDEEASQLIPACTVTLLFSRIHWARMCLSKAGFLTFTPNRTHVVSEKGRRLLASIRQADGDPHHDLLRQNA, from the coding sequence ATGCCCATGCCCGAATATCCCTCACTGATGCTGCCCGTTCTGGAGCTTTTCGAACAGGGAGCAACGAGCATCAACCAGTGCATCCCGGCGATCAAAGCGAAGTTCGGGATCACCGACGAAGAGGCCAGCCAACTTATCCCTGCCTGCACGGTGACCCTTCTCTTCAGTCGGATTCACTGGGCGCGCATGTGCCTTTCCAAGGCAGGGTTCCTTACTTTCACTCCGAATAGGACGCACGTGGTCAGCGAAAAAGGCAGGCGCCTTCTCGCGTCTATTCGGCAGGCGGACGGCGACCCGCATCACGATTTGCTGCGTCAAAATGCTTAA
- a CDS encoding amino acid aminotransferase produces MLTRTDAKARGLADLPPVQADSLLALIALCDADPRPEKIDVGVGVFRDAVGNTPILKVMKEAERRLVDTQRSKSYLGSSGDKRFAELIRPILLGNEHAHDERIAGLQTPGGCGALRLGFELIATVNPQARVFVGTPTWPNHPPIIKAVGLPIVEYGYYDRQSRHVLFDEMMASLNTAEAGDVVLLHGCCHNPTGADLTHEQWREVTHLVAARGLLPLVDIAYQGFGRGLDDDAHGLRGILAACDEVIVAQSCDKNFSVYRDRVGSLFVKTGTVETTKTAMGHVFQRAREMWSMPPDHGAAAVHIILEDPQLRADWLVELAAMRDRINAVRQRIASADPRLAFIGGQYGMFSMLPISREQVLTLREDGAIYMADSGRFNVVGIADSDIDRFIEAVVEVMDA; encoded by the coding sequence ATGCTCACGCGCACCGACGCCAAGGCGAGAGGCCTTGCCGATCTTCCGCCGGTCCAGGCCGACTCCCTTCTTGCCCTGATCGCCTTGTGCGACGCGGATCCGCGGCCCGAGAAAATCGATGTCGGCGTCGGCGTTTTTCGCGACGCGGTTGGCAATACGCCGATCCTGAAGGTGATGAAGGAGGCCGAGCGGCGCCTCGTCGATACGCAGCGGAGCAAGTCCTATCTCGGCAGCTCTGGCGACAAGAGGTTCGCCGAGCTTATCCGGCCTATCCTGCTGGGCAACGAGCATGCCCATGACGAGCGGATCGCCGGACTTCAGACTCCGGGCGGCTGCGGCGCGCTTCGCCTGGGCTTCGAGCTGATCGCGACGGTAAACCCGCAGGCGCGCGTGTTCGTCGGGACGCCGACCTGGCCGAACCACCCGCCGATCATCAAAGCAGTCGGGCTGCCGATCGTCGAATACGGCTACTACGACCGGCAAAGCAGGCATGTCCTGTTCGACGAAATGATGGCCAGCCTCAACACGGCCGAAGCGGGCGATGTCGTCCTGCTCCACGGCTGCTGCCACAATCCGACCGGCGCCGACCTGACCCACGAGCAATGGCGGGAGGTTACGCACCTCGTGGCTGCGCGCGGGCTGCTGCCGCTGGTCGACATTGCTTACCAGGGCTTCGGGCGCGGGCTGGACGATGATGCGCACGGGCTGCGCGGTATCCTTGCGGCCTGTGACGAGGTGATCGTTGCGCAAAGCTGCGACAAGAATTTCAGCGTCTATCGCGACCGCGTCGGCTCGCTGTTCGTGAAGACGGGCACGGTCGAGACCACCAAGACCGCGATGGGCCACGTGTTCCAGCGCGCGCGCGAGATGTGGTCGATGCCGCCCGATCATGGCGCGGCGGCGGTGCATATCATCCTGGAGGACCCGCAGCTTCGCGCTGACTGGCTGGTCGAGCTGGCCGCGATGCGCGACCGGATCAATGCGGTGCGCCAGCGCATTGCCTCTGCCGACCCGCGCCTTGCCTTCATCGGCGGGCAGTATGGAATGTTCTCGATGCTGCCGATCTCGCGCGAGCAGGTTCTTACGCTGCGCGAAGACGGCGCGATCTACATGGCGGATAGCGGCCGTTTCAACGTCGTCGGGATCGCAGACTCGGACATCGATCGATTTATCGAGGCCGTGGTCGAGGTAATGGACGCCTGA
- a CDS encoding GFA family protein produces the protein MSSWEASCACGQLHVTCTGDPTRVSVCHCLNCKRRSGSAFAYQARWPDDEVEFTGDHREWTKANEGGSSATFRFCPSCGSTVAYFLDSMPGLTAIPVGAFADPAFPQPEYSVYEGRMPAWLAITGDDIEHWD, from the coding sequence ATGAGTAGTTGGGAAGCAAGCTGCGCCTGCGGGCAATTGCACGTGACCTGCACCGGCGACCCGACACGCGTGTCAGTCTGCCACTGCCTCAACTGCAAGCGCCGCAGCGGAAGCGCCTTCGCCTACCAGGCGCGCTGGCCCGACGACGAAGTCGAATTCACCGGCGACCATCGCGAATGGACCAAAGCCAACGAAGGCGGCTCCAGCGCCACCTTCCGCTTCTGCCCCAGTTGCGGCTCGACCGTCGCCTATTTCCTCGACAGCATGCCCGGCCTCACCGCCATCCCCGTCGGCGCCTTCGCCGACCCTGCTTTCCCGCAGCCCGAATATTCGGTCTACGAAGGACGCATGCCCGCCTGGCTCGCCATCACCGGCGACGACATCGAGCATTGGGATTAG